AAACCTTGGGTTGGCGGCGACAGTCGCCGTGGTTTCAACCGGCATCATCCTCATCTCCTTCCACCTCATCCGCCGCCTCAAGGATGATACCAAGCTAGACAATATCGCGGGTGAGCTATACATGTTGATACATCACTAGCTAGTTGTATATATTAACTACAGAATCAAAGCAGCTTCATTGTGTTTTTCTTGATGTAAATATCAAGCTATATGATTAGATTACTTACCGCACCTTCCTTGTCGATCAATGCATGCAACACAATTGATGTGAATAGCGCAAGAACAACAGAGCAAGACGATCAAGAAGGAGATGCAGCTCACGGATGACGTGTTGGCGGATCTCTTCCCGGACGATGAGGAGTTCTCCAGCTGGCTAGAGGGTATGACAGTGACTGGTGGCCTCATCCAGTCACCGCTACGAAGGGTCCCTCGATTCGACAATTTGGCAGACGCGCTTAATTAATTAGCTTGTATTGCAGCTAGTCGGACAACAAGAAATTAAGCAACATTTTGCATGCACATCTAGTCAAGTTAATTGTTATTACCATCTCATTTATAATAATCAAGGTGTTTAATTCGAGATGCATCAAGAATG
This window of the Triticum aestivum cultivar Chinese Spring chromosome 5D, IWGSC CS RefSeq v2.1, whole genome shotgun sequence genome carries:
- the LOC123124183 gene encoding uncharacterized protein, whose protein sequence is MADRSNIGNLGLAATVAVVSTGIILISFHLIRRLKDDTKLDNIAAQEQQSKTIKKEMQLTDDVLADLFPDDEEFSSWLEGMTVTGGLIQSPLRRVPRFDNLADALN